TCCAGTCGTCTCATCAATACGGAGGTGGGATAGCTCGCGGCCAGGAAGACGAGGGCGGCCAAGGTGAAGGCTTCGAGGTAGGCGAAGTGGACGCTGCCGTACTCGTTCGCCCGGTGGACCATCTCCTGTACGGCGATCACCGAGAGGAACGGGGTCTCCTTGAACATGGAGATCACGTAGTTGCCCAGGGCGGGCAGCACGTTGCGCACCGCTTGCGGGAGCACCACGGCCCACCACACCCGCCGCCGCGGCAGCGAGAGGGCGAGGCAGGCCTCCCACTGTCCCTTGGGCACCGCGTCGATGCCCGCGCGGTACACCTCGCAGGTGTACGTCGCGTAGTGGATACCCAGCACGGCGATGCCCAGCGTCAGCGCGTCCAGCCCCGGTACGAGCACCCACGCGGCGAACAACTGGATCATCACCGGGGTGGACCGGACGAAATCGGCGGCCGCGCGCAGCGGAAGGGCGAGCCAGCGCGTCGGCGTACGCAGGAGCACTGCGATCAACAGCCCCAGCACCGTCGCCACGACGGACCCGAGCACGGTCGCGAGCAGGGTGATCCCGAAACCGCTCATGACCACGGGCAGACCCTCGCGGGCCGTCTCCCAGGACCACATCAGGAAGCCTCCGCGTCCTGGCCCAGCCGGGTCTTCGCCGCCGACTCCGTCGCGCGCATCAGGGAATTCATCCCGGCGGCGATGGCGTAGTAGATCACCAGGATCGCGAGGTACGCCTCGGCAGTGCTGCCGGTGAGCGACCTCAGCTGGTCCATCTGGAAGGTGAGGTCGGCGATGGTGATGAGGGACAGCAGCGGCGTGGCCTTCAGGAGCTGGATGAGGAGGTTGCCGAACGGCGGGATCATCTGCACCCAGGCCTGCGGCAGGATGACCCGCCTCATACGCAGCCGCGGACTCATCCCCAGTGCGACCGCCGCTTCCCACTGGGCTCGTGGGACCGCGTTCAGCGCTCCGCGGACCACTTCGGATCCGTAGGCCAAGTTCAGGCCGAACGCGACGACGGCGCAGGCCATGGGCTCCAGTCGGAAGCCGAGCACGGGAAGGGCGAAGAACAGCCAGAACAGCTGCACGTACAGAGATGTGCCCCGGAAGAACTCGACGGCGAACCGGGCGGGCCCCCGTACGAGCAGTCGCGACGAGCGCGTCATCAGTCCGAAGGCGAAGGCCACTGCCAGAGCCACGGCCGCGCTGAGCGCGGTGGCCTGGAGGGTCACCACCACACCCCGGCCGACGCTGGGCAGGGAACGGGCGAATTCCGTGAAGAAATCAGTCACCTGGATGGCTCGTCACGCCTTGCAGAGGTCGGCCGTCCGGAGCGTGGCGGGCGGCACCTCCCGCTCGGTGAATCCGTACTTCCCGATCAGCGAGACGTAGCGGGCCGGATCGCCGGTGATCTTGGCCAGTTCGCCGTTGAAGGCGTCACGCAGTGCCGTCGCACCCGGCCGGAAGACCGCACCCCCCGGGCTGTACTGCGGCGCACCGTTCAGCTCGGGCACGAACGGCTCCAGCACGTCCACCGCCGCGCCGGCGTTCGCCTTCGCCAGCCAGCGCAGCGAGATCCCGGTCAGCGCGAAGGCGTCGATCCGCCCCGCCACCAATGCGTCGAGCCCGTCCTGTTGCTTCGCGAGCGACTTGATCGCGGAGTCGGAGACCCCGGCCCCCTTGGCGTACGAGGCCTCGACTGCGGCGGTCAGCACACCGACCGTGACGCCCCGGGAGGCGGCCGACTTCAGGTCGCTCAGGGCCTTGGGGTTGCCCCTGGGGACCATCAAAGCGGTGGGGGAGACGAATTCGGGCTCCGAGAACACCACCTTGGCGCAGCGTTCCGGTGTGATCGCCATGCCCGCGCTGACCACGTCGAACCGGTCGGCCAGCAGACCCGGGATCAGCGCGCCGAAGTCCGTCAGCGTGGCGCGGAGTTCGGCCACTCCGAGGGCCGTGAAGATCTCCTTGTGCAGAGTAGGGGCCTCCCCGGCGAGCTCGTTGCCGTCCTTGAACCCGTAGGGGGCCTCGCCCGCGAACCCGATGCGGACGAACCCCTGCGCGCGCAGCTTCGCCAGCAGGTCACCCTCATGCCCAGCCGCCCCGGTGCCGGCCTCGGTTCGGCTGCACGCCGTGATCAGCCCGGGTGTCAGGGCCACACCCCCGAGGAGCGCCGTACGGGAGAGGAACCTCCTGCGGGAGAGGTCCATGTGTTCAGGCATCTCGTTCCTTTCGCTGAGGAGTGGGGGCGCGGCGTCCCGCCGGCCCGACCCGGCGTGCCGCTTGCCCGACCGGCCCGTCGGAGCCGTCAACGCAGGGGCGTGAAGTCCCGCGAGGCGATGTGTCCGGGGCGGCGGACCGGGGCGGCGAAGGGCTCGTCGGGCAGGTTCTCCACGCTGTTGAACACGAGGAAGACGTTGCTGCGCGGGTAGGGCGTGATGTTGTCCCCGGAACCGTGCATCGCGTTGCAGTCGAACCAGGTGGCGGAGCCCGCCTTGCCGGTGAAGAGCTTGATGCCGCAGGCCGAGGCGAACTTGGTCAGCGCGTCGCCCGAGGGCGTACCGGCGTCCTGCATCTGGAGGGACTTTTTATAGTTGTCCTCCGGCGTCGCGCCGGCGCAGCCCAGGAAGGTGCGGTGCGAGCCCGGCATGATCATGAGACCGCCGTTGGTGGCGTAGTTCGGCGTGAGGGCGATGGACACCGACACGGTCCGCATACGCGGCAGACCGTCCTCGGCGTGCCAGGTCTCGAAGTCCGAGTGCCAGTAGAAGCCGCTGGCACCGAACCCGGGCTTGACGTTGATCCGCGACTGGTGCACGTAGACGTCCGAGCCCAGGATCTGGCGGGCCCGGCCGACCACGCGCGGATCAGCGGCGAGCCGGGCGAAGACCTCGCTGATCCGGTGCACCTCGAAGACAGACCGGACCTCCCCCGACTTCGGCTCGACGATGGACCGTTCGTCGTGGCGCATCTCGGGATCGCCGATCAGCCGGTTCATCTCGGCCCGGTAGACGTCCACGTCGTCGGGTGCGACGAGCTGGTCGACGGGAAGGAACCCGTCACGCTCGTAGCTCTCCAGCTCGTGGGCCCACAGGGGCCCGGGGGTGCCGGGCTCGGACCAGACGACCGGGTCCTTGCGGCCGATGAACGCCTCCTCGGAGCCTCGGGTCGGGTACAGGTCCTTGATGGTGCGGGCGGATGCGGTGCTCATGGTGGTGCCTGCCTCTCCTCTCGTCACGGGTCAGGTGGGGTCGGGTTCGGTGAGCAGTGGGTACACGCCGTTCTCGTCGTGGTCCTCGCGGCCGGTGACCGGCGGGTTGAAGATGCACAGGCAGCGGAACTCGCGCTTCACGCGCAGGGTGTGCCGCTCGTGGCCGTCGAGCAGGTACATGGTTCCCGGCGTGATGGTGTAGGTCCGGCCGGTCTCCTCGTCGGTGAGTTCGGCCTCGCCCTCCGTGCAGACGACGGCCTCGACGTGGTGCGCCTACCACATCGACGTCTCGGTGCCGGCGTAGAGGACGGTCTCGTGCAGGGAGAAGCCGACGCGTTCCTTGGCCAGGACGATGCGTTTGCTCTCCCAGGTGCCCGATGCGGCCTTCACGTGCCGGTCGGTTCCTTCGATGTCCCTGAACGAGCGGATGATCACGGTGGTGCCCTTCGTCGGCTGCGGCGGTGTCGGTCAGGCGGTTTCGCGGACGGAGCGGGCCAGGATGTCCAGCCCTTCGTCGAGTTCGTCGGCGCTCACGGTGAGAGGGGGAAGCAGCTTCACCACTTCGTCCTCGGGACCGGAGGACTCGATGAGGAGGCCGTGCTCGAAGGCCTTCCGGCAAACGGCTGCTGCGCGCTCCTTGTGGGTGAACTCGATGCCCCACACGAGGCCGCGCCCCCGGTAACTCGCCCCCAGCCGCCCGTGGTCGGCGCACAGTTCGCGCAGAGCGCGCTCGATCCGGCCGCCGTGCACGAGCGTCCGCTCGCGCAGGGCTCCGTCGCTCCAGTAGGTCTCCAAGGCGGCGGTCGCGGTGACGAAGGCCGGGTTGTTGCCGCGGAAGGTGCCGTTGTGCTCGCCCGGCTCCCAGAGGTCCAGTTCGGGCTTGAACAGGCACAGGGCCATGGGCAGTCCGTATCCGCTGATGGACTTGGACAGGGTGACGATGTCGGGCGTGATGCCCGCCTCCTCGAAGGAGAAGAACTCGCCGGTACGGCCGCAGCCCATCTGGATGTCGTCGACGATCAGCAGCATGTCGCGGCGTCGGCACAGGTCCGCGAGGGCGCGCAGCCATTCCGCGCGGGCCACATTGATCCCGCCCTCGCCCTGGATCGTCTCGACGATGACCGCCGCCGGATGGTTGAGGCCGGATCCCTGGTCCTCCAGCAGTCGCTCGAACCAGAGAAAGTCCGGGACCCTGCCCCCGAGGTAGTTGTCGAAGGGCATGGGAGTGCTGTGCACCAGCGGGATTCCGGCGCCGGCCCGCTTGAAGGCGTTGCCCGTTACGGCGAGGGAGCCGAGTGACATGCCGTGAAAGGCATTGGTGAAGGAGACCACCGCCTCGCGCCCCTTCGCCTTCCGTGCGAGTTTCAGCGCCGCCTCGACGGCGTTGGTACCGGTGGGGCCGGGGAACATGACCTTGTACGGAAGCTCGCGCGGGCCGAGGATCCTCGACTGGAAGGTCTCCAGGAACGCTCTCTTGGCGGTCGTCGACATGTCCAGGGCGTGGGTGATCCCGTCCCGCTCGATGTAATCCAGCAGGGCGCGTTTGAGTACCGGATGGTTGTGCCCGTAGTTCAGCGAGCCGGCCCCCGCGAAGAAGTCCAGGTACTCGCGCCCCTGCTCGTCGTACAGCCTGCTCCCGACAGCGTGTTCGAAGACCACAGGCCAGGCGCGGCAGTAGCTGCGCACCTCCGATTCCACTGTCTCGAAGACGGTCAGCTGCGGCTCGGTCACGGTCAAAGCGTTCTCCAGTACGTATGTGTCACTGAACGGGCGATCGCGCGGTCGCTCAGGTGGTGGGGCGCTGGGGTGCGGTGGGGGCAGCGAGGGCGGGTGTCACAACGACAGCGGCCCGATGCGGTGCAGAATCTCCGGATCATGCGCGCCGTCCGGGAATTGGTCCGGCTCGAAGAGCGCTTCCCGTGCGATCGCGGAGCCGTGTCGCTCCGCGTAGGTCGCGAACAGGCGCTGCGAGGCCGAGTTCCCGGGAGCGATGCTCGTCTCCAGCCAGTCGAGGCCGTGCTCGGCGGCCACCCGGTCGGTGAGTGTGTCGAGAAGGGCTCCGGCCACCCCCAGACCGCGCAGTGATTCGGCCACGGTGATCTGCCAGATCAGCAGGGTCCGGGGCGACTCGGGGCGAAGGTGTCCGCTGATGAATCCGACGGGCTTGCCCGCGCCGTCGCGGGCTACTGCGGAGGTGTCGGCGAAGTCGCGGCACCAGAGCAGGTAGCTGTACGAGGAGTTGACGTCGAGGGTCTTGGAATCGCGCGCCAAGCGCCAGAGGGAGCCGCCGTCCGCCACCACGGGGCGGTCCAGACGCAGGCCGGTAGGCAGGTCGAGGGAGTCGTCTCGGGGGCGGGTCGGTTCGGCACGAGCGGTGGTCATGCGGGCCGAAGTTACCCAGCAAAGAATGAAATTGCATTGAGGAAATGGCTTGTGCGACCTACTCCTATCCGGTATTGCCGGAGGTGTCGCTGGTGCACTTCGCACCACTGGATGGCTGAGCATTTCTGCGTAAATCGGGTCATTGTGTGCGAGTGGGTGTGCAAGTAACGAACCCGTAACTCATTTGCCCTGTGCTAAATTTGCGACTTGAATGTTATGTCATTGTCGGTCTCAGGGGCGTTTGATCCTGCAACTGCTGGGAAACGC
This DNA window, taken from Streptomyces sp. TN58, encodes the following:
- the ehuD gene encoding ectoine/hydroxyectoine ABC transporter permease subunit EhuD; protein product: MWSWETAREGLPVVMSGFGITLLATVLGSVVATVLGLLIAVLLRTPTRWLALPLRAAADFVRSTPVMIQLFAAWVLVPGLDALTLGIAVLGIHYATYTCEVYRAGIDAVPKGQWEACLALSLPRRRVWWAVVLPQAVRNVLPALGNYVISMFKETPFLSVIAVQEMVHRANEYGSVHFAYLEAFTLAALVFLAASYPTSVLMRRLEKRLAQ
- the ehuC gene encoding ectoine/hydroxyectoine ABC transporter permease subunit EhuC, yielding MTDFFTEFARSLPSVGRGVVVTLQATALSAAVALAVAFAFGLMTRSSRLLVRGPARFAVEFFRGTSLYVQLFWLFFALPVLGFRLEPMACAVVAFGLNLAYGSEVVRGALNAVPRAQWEAAVALGMSPRLRMRRVILPQAWVQMIPPFGNLLIQLLKATPLLSLITIADLTFQMDQLRSLTGSTAEAYLAILVIYYAIAAGMNSLMRATESAAKTRLGQDAEAS
- the ehuB gene encoding ectoine/hydroxyectoine ABC transporter substrate-binding protein EhuB, which encodes MPEHMDLSRRRFLSRTALLGGVALTPGLITACSRTEAGTGAAGHEGDLLAKLRAQGFVRIGFAGEAPYGFKDGNELAGEAPTLHKEIFTALGVAELRATLTDFGALIPGLLADRFDVVSAGMAITPERCAKVVFSEPEFVSPTALMVPRGNPKALSDLKSAASRGVTVGVLTAAVEASYAKGAGVSDSAIKSLAKQQDGLDALVAGRIDAFALTGISLRWLAKANAGAAVDVLEPFVPELNGAPQYSPGGAVFRPGATALRDAFNGELAKITGDPARYVSLIGKYGFTEREVPPATLRTADLCKA
- the thpD gene encoding ectoine hydroxylase, encoding MSTASARTIKDLYPTRGSEEAFIGRKDPVVWSEPGTPGPLWAHELESYERDGFLPVDQLVAPDDVDVYRAEMNRLIGDPEMRHDERSIVEPKSGEVRSVFEVHRISEVFARLAADPRVVGRARQILGSDVYVHQSRINVKPGFGASGFYWHSDFETWHAEDGLPRMRTVSVSIALTPNYATNGGLMIMPGSHRTFLGCAGATPEDNYKKSLQMQDAGTPSGDALTKFASACGIKLFTGKAGSATWFDCNAMHGSGDNITPYPRSNVFLVFNSVENLPDEPFAAPVRRPGHIASRDFTPLR
- the ectB gene encoding diaminobutyrate--2-oxoglutarate transaminase translates to MTVTEPQLTVFETVESEVRSYCRAWPVVFEHAVGSRLYDEQGREYLDFFAGAGSLNYGHNHPVLKRALLDYIERDGITHALDMSTTAKRAFLETFQSRILGPRELPYKVMFPGPTGTNAVEAALKLARKAKGREAVVSFTNAFHGMSLGSLAVTGNAFKRAGAGIPLVHSTPMPFDNYLGGRVPDFLWFERLLEDQGSGLNHPAAVIVETIQGEGGINVARAEWLRALADLCRRRDMLLIVDDIQMGCGRTGEFFSFEEAGITPDIVTLSKSISGYGLPMALCLFKPELDLWEPGEHNGTFRGNNPAFVTATAALETYWSDGALRERTLVHGGRIERALRELCADHGRLGASYRGRGLVWGIEFTHKERAAAVCRKAFEHGLLIESSGPEDEVVKLLPPLTVSADELDEGLDILARSVRETA
- the ectA gene encoding diaminobutyrate acetyltransferase, with protein sequence MTTARAEPTRPRDDSLDLPTGLRLDRPVVADGGSLWRLARDSKTLDVNSSYSYLLWCRDFADTSAVARDGAGKPVGFISGHLRPESPRTLLIWQITVAESLRGLGVAGALLDTLTDRVAAEHGLDWLETSIAPGNSASQRLFATYAERHGSAIAREALFEPDQFPDGAHDPEILHRIGPLSL